The proteins below come from a single Faecalibaculum rodentium genomic window:
- a CDS encoding M18 family aminopeptidase, producing MNYLDTAKELTEFIRKSPSMFHTIHTVREYLDAEGFTYLPEGQAWQVQPHGRYYTTRNGSSLIAFKTGSDITDFHFQMTAAHSDSPCYKVKTVAELEGPNEYLKLDVEAYGGMIDSTWLDRPLTVGGRVFVREGNGMKSHLLYIDRDILLIPNVAIHFNRQVNDGYKFNRQVDLLPLFSAGALKKGAFDEMVASELGVAKEDILAKDLFLVNRETGRVWGYEDEFVSSPKLDDLECSFASLKAFIAADNPKSVNVYCCLDNEEVGSNTKQGAMSTFLKDTLTRIASCLGYSEEEYLQAVAKSFMVSCDNAHAVHPNHPEKTDAVNCCWLNGGIVIKESANQKYTTDAYSRALFTAIMNTAGVPVQTFANRSDVLGGSTLGNLSNIQVSVNAVDIGLAQLAMHSSFETAGSKDPEYMIRGLTAYFETDVRIQESEGALFE from the coding sequence ATGAATTATTTGGATACAGCGAAAGAGCTGACAGAATTTATCCGGAAATCACCCAGTATGTTCCACACCATTCACACGGTGCGGGAATACCTGGATGCAGAAGGATTCACATATCTGCCGGAAGGGCAGGCCTGGCAGGTGCAGCCTCATGGCCGGTATTACACCACGCGAAACGGCAGCAGCCTGATCGCCTTCAAGACAGGCAGCGACATCACGGATTTCCATTTCCAGATGACAGCGGCACACTCCGATTCTCCGTGCTACAAGGTAAAGACAGTGGCGGAGCTGGAGGGACCCAATGAATACCTGAAGCTGGATGTGGAGGCCTATGGCGGCATGATCGACTCCACCTGGCTGGACCGTCCGCTGACTGTCGGCGGCCGTGTGTTTGTCCGGGAAGGAAACGGCATGAAAAGTCATCTGCTGTACATCGACCGGGACATCCTGCTGATCCCCAACGTGGCGATCCATTTCAACCGTCAGGTCAATGACGGGTACAAATTCAACCGCCAGGTGGACCTGCTGCCGCTGTTTTCCGCCGGGGCACTGAAAAAAGGCGCCTTTGATGAAATGGTGGCGAGTGAACTCGGTGTGGCAAAGGAAGACATCCTGGCCAAGGACCTGTTCCTGGTAAACCGGGAAACCGGCAGGGTATGGGGCTATGAAGACGAGTTCGTATCCAGCCCGAAGCTGGATGACCTGGAGTGCTCGTTTGCGAGCCTGAAGGCCTTCATTGCGGCGGACAACCCGAAGAGCGTGAATGTCTACTGCTGTCTGGACAACGAGGAAGTGGGATCCAACACGAAACAGGGTGCAATGAGCACATTCCTGAAGGACACACTGACAAGAATCGCCTCCTGTCTGGGATATTCGGAGGAGGAATACCTGCAGGCTGTGGCTAAGTCCTTCATGGTTTCCTGCGACAACGCCCATGCGGTTCATCCCAACCACCCGGAGAAAACCGATGCGGTCAACTGCTGCTGGCTCAATGGCGGCATTGTCATCAAGGAAAGCGCAAACCAGAAATACACAACGGATGCCTATTCCCGGGCGCTGTTCACAGCCATCATGAACACGGCAGGAGTGCCGGTGCAGACATTCGCCAACCGCTCCGATGTCCTGGGCGGCAGCACGCTGGGAAACCTCTCCAACATCCAGGTTTCCGTGAATGCGGTGGATATCGGCCTGGCACAGCTTGCGATGCACTCGAGTTTTGAAACCGCCGGTTCAAAGGACCCCGAGTACATGATCAGGGGACTGACGGCATATTTTGAAACCGACGTCCGGATCCAGGAAAGCGAAGGAGCACTGTTCGAATAA